TCTTGCAAGGTTTATTGCAGTCTCCATTACTCCAATAGAATGAAGATATCGTTCTTGGGATAATTCTTTTTTCAATATCAGTTTATATAAATCTAAATCTAATTGCATAGGCAACTCACCTGTAAAGGTTATATTTTAAAATATAATATTCAACAGCCTCCGGTACCAGGTATTTTATAGATTGACCATTTTTAACCTTTTTTCTTATCTCTGTGGAAGAAATGGCCATTCCGGTTACTTCCAGAACAAAGATTTCCTTCCCGTATATTTCCTTGACTTCCTTTACCTTTCGTTCCAACTGTTCGCTGGTGTATCCCGGCCTGGTAGCGGCTATGAAGGTGCAATAATTCATTACTTCCTCTACCTTTTTCCAGGTAAGTATATCTAAGATAGCATCGGCACCCGAAATAAAAAAAATTTCTACCGCATCTTTATATTTTTCTTTGAACCATTTAAGAGTATCTACCGTATACGTATATCCTTCTCTATCTATTTCTACTCGCGATACTTCAAAAAAAGGATTACTGTTCACAGCAAGGGCAGTCATAATGTATCGGTGCTCCGCATCGGTAACGGGATAATCCTTTTTATGAGGAGGATTTCCTGCAGGTATAAATATTACTTTTGAAAGATTAAAGTTTATCCTTGCTTCCTCTGCAGCTACCAGATGACCGTAATGAATGGGATCGAAGGTGCCTCCCATAAGCCCAATTTTCTTTTTAGTCAAAATGTTCCCTCCCACAATTATTCAAAAAAGTAAAATTCCGCATCCCCGATTTTTACAATATCCCCTTCTTTTATGCCTTTTTGTTTCAGCATATCGTCAATCCCCATTTTCTTAAAAACCCTTTGCAATCTCTTTACAGCGGATTCATTTTCTAAATCGGTCATTGCTACCAATCTTTCTACCACTTTTCCCTTTATATAAAATACGTTGCCGCCTTTTTCTACTAATATTTCATCCTCTTTTTTATAAGTGTATTTTTTTACTCCTTCTTCGATATTATATTTATCGTTATCTTTTACGCTCTTTTCTAAATACTCCACAATCTTATTTATCAAATCCTTAATACCAAATCCGGTGGCTCCTGAAATGGGAATAACTTCAAATCCTTCTTTTGAAAGCCTTTCCAGTATTTTAGGAAAATTTTCCCTGGATTCCTCTAAATCCATTTTATTTACAGCTACAATTTGCGGTTTTTCTATAAGTTTTATGCTGAAGTTCTTTAATTCCTCGTTAATCTTATAAAAACCCTCTATTGGATCCATTTCAAAGCCGGAACCGTCAAGGACATGGACGAGTAATTTTGTCCTTTCAATATGGCGTAAAAATTCATGTCCCAGTCCTAACCCTTCATGAGCACCTTCTATCAGACCAGGTATATCGGCAACCACAAAGCTTTTGCCCTCTGGACCCATATCCACGACACCAAGGTTCGGGGTAAGGGTAGTAAAAGGATAGTCGGCAATCTTGGGTTTCGCAGCCGTGATTCTGGATAGTAGAGTAGATTTTCCCACATTGGGGAATCCAATCAATCCTACATCTGCTAAAAGTTTTAGTTCCAAAAGGATCCATTTTTCTTCTCCAGGCTCTCCTTTTTCTGCAAAATCCGGAGCCTGATTGACCGACGATACAAAGCGGGCATTGCCCCTGCCGCCTCGTCCTCCTTTAGCAACAACAAACCTCTGATAAGGCTCCACCAGATCCGCCAGTACCTCAGAGGTTTGCATATCTTTAACTATGGTTCCGGGAGGTACTTTTATTATTAGGTCTTCACCGTTTTTTCCAGCTTTATTGGATCCCTGACCGTGTTCTCCTTTTTCCGCTTTATAATGAACTTTATATTTAAAGTCCTGTAAGGTTGAAAGGTTTGGATCTACCTCTAAGATCACATCCCCTCCTTTGCCTCCATCCCCTCCGCTGGGACCACCTCTTGGTACATATTTTTCTCTTCTAAAAGCAACTGCCCCGTTGCCACCGTCTCCACCTTTTACGTATATTTTTGCCACATCCACAAACATGCTAACCACCCTACAAGTATTTTTTTAAATTTTTCCCCTTTCATTCCTCTCTTATGCCGATATTTCCTTTGTCAATTGTTACGATAATTCTCTTTTCCTCGTCCAATTCCTTATTATTGATAATTTGCTGGACACGGCTTTTTATTTCTTCATAAACTTTTTTATCCAATTTGCCCTTATACATCTCTTCAATTATTTCCAGGGAAATACTGACCCTGTTTTTTTGAGCCAAAAAATACATATCCAGCAAACAATCAAGTAGGCGCACATCCCCGACCATTTTTAAATTGCTAATAAAATTATAATTTTCTTTACAGCAATTAATATAATCGATTATTTTTTGAGGTTTACTTAATTGTGCGTAACCGTAAATTAATTGAAAATCATTATTTAAATCGTGCTTTACCAATCTAATCAAAAAAATAAGCTTGTCTATTAGCTGTCTATAGAATTTCTTTTCTTTATAATATAAAAACAACAAGAATAAAAAAATAAAAAGCAATAAAAGGTTTGCGCAAAATATAAAAATATTCAAGAATATCTTCCCTTCATGATATTGTAACCTGCAGGAAAATTTATTCAGGAAATATTCATTATATTTTTGGGCACCTTTATTCCTTAAATTTCCTATAGTTTCTTTATATAATTTACCACAAAGTATATAAAAAATAAAGCTCCTCTTAGCCGAGGAGCTGAAGTTCCGGGTAAACGTTCACAACTTTTTTGTCTTTTCCTTTTGTCTCAAATTTTACATAACCATCAATCTTGGCAAAAATGGTGTAATCTCTACCAAGTCCGGCATTTTCTCCTGGATAAATCTTTGTCCCGCGCTGTCTTACAAGAACGCTGCCCGCAGTGACAAATTGTCCATCAAATCTCTTTACCCCAAGTCTTTTTGATTCGCTGTCTCTACCGTTCCTTGTGCTACCTACACCCTTTTTATGAGCAAATAATTGCAGGTTCATTTAAAACACCTCCTTACTAATTCTCCTCCCTGCAAACGAGTCTTACATATTCGGGATACGTTTTTGCTAAATCTTCCAGCCCAGCCGTAATTGTCCTTAGTATAATATTAACCCTGTATCTGTTTTCTTCAGGCAAAACCTCAGGAATCTCAATTCTGACGAGACCTTCCTTTTTTACCGTATTTGCATTAACTGCTGCAATTTTTTTTACACCAAGTATTGCAGTTTCGGCCAATGCAGAAACTGCAGCACAAACTATATCACTGCCGTAATCAGCATAACCTGCATGGCCTTTGATTTCCAACCCCGCGATATTCCCTTTTAAATCTTTCCAAATGGTTATATCAACCATACATTAAAATTCTATTTTTTCAATCTTTACTT
The window above is part of the Thermovenabulum gondwanense genome. Proteins encoded here:
- the nadD gene encoding nicotinate-nucleotide adenylyltransferase — protein: MLTKKKIGLMGGTFDPIHYGHLVAAEEARINFNLSKVIFIPAGNPPHKKDYPVTDAEHRYIMTALAVNSNPFFEVSRVEIDREGYTYTVDTLKWFKEKYKDAVEIFFISGADAILDILTWKKVEEVMNYCTFIAATRPGYTSEQLERKVKEVKEIYGKEIFVLEVTGMAISSTEIRKKVKNGQSIKYLVPEAVEYYILKYNLYR
- the obgE gene encoding GTPase ObgE; the protein is MFVDVAKIYVKGGDGGNGAVAFRREKYVPRGGPSGGDGGKGGDVILEVDPNLSTLQDFKYKVHYKAEKGEHGQGSNKAGKNGEDLIIKVPPGTIVKDMQTSEVLADLVEPYQRFVVAKGGRGGRGNARFVSSVNQAPDFAEKGEPGEEKWILLELKLLADVGLIGFPNVGKSTLLSRITAAKPKIADYPFTTLTPNLGVVDMGPEGKSFVVADIPGLIEGAHEGLGLGHEFLRHIERTKLLVHVLDGSGFEMDPIEGFYKINEELKNFSIKLIEKPQIVAVNKMDLEESRENFPKILERLSKEGFEVIPISGATGFGIKDLINKIVEYLEKSVKDNDKYNIEEGVKKYTYKKEDEILVEKGGNVFYIKGKVVERLVAMTDLENESAVKRLQRVFKKMGIDDMLKQKGIKEGDIVKIGDAEFYFFE
- a CDS encoding Spo0B domain-containing protein is translated as MNIFIFCANLLLLFIFLFLLFLYYKEKKFYRQLIDKLIFLIRLVKHDLNNDFQLIYGYAQLSKPQKIIDYINCCKENYNFISNLKMVGDVRLLDCLLDMYFLAQKNRVSISLEIIEEMYKGKLDKKVYEEIKSRVQQIINNKELDEEKRIIVTIDKGNIGIREE
- the rpmA gene encoding 50S ribosomal protein L27, encoding MNLQLFAHKKGVGSTRNGRDSESKRLGVKRFDGQFVTAGSVLVRQRGTKIYPGENAGLGRDYTIFAKIDGYVKFETKGKDKKVVNVYPELQLLG
- a CDS encoding ribosomal-processing cysteine protease Prp, coding for MVDITIWKDLKGNIAGLEIKGHAGYADYGSDIVCAAVSALAETAILGVKKIAAVNANTVKKEGLVRIEIPEVLPEENRYRVNIILRTITAGLEDLAKTYPEYVRLVCREEN